A stretch of the Corylus avellana chromosome ca6, CavTom2PMs-1.0 genome encodes the following:
- the LOC132185348 gene encoding TMV resistance protein N-like, whose amino-acid sequence MSSSMAFQGASSSSSSTRPLTYDVFLSFRGEDTHQNFTTHLNHALRLKGINTFIDNEQLRSGEEISSTLLKAIEQSRISIVVFSSNYASSGRCLNELLKIIETKGQKVIPVFYNVDPLDVRNQKNSYEEALSRHKERFKDDTKTVSAGGTPPTRAESYIKTHTYKEGGYPNDVVRERCEKMKELMPTDPANTDTVTEGTMTNRIRELEEERAAQKSAMDKMARQIEAQKAQIIEKDATFEARFSQLEAMFGSTSGSAPPRGNAN is encoded by the exons ATGAGTTCTTCCATGGCCTTCCAAGGAGCctcatcctcttcttcttccacccgTCCATTGACATACGATGtgttcttgagttttagaggcgaAGATACTCATCAAAATTTTACTACCCATCTAAATCATGCTTTGCGTCTAAAAGGAATCAACACTTTCATAGATAATGAGCAGCTTAGAAGTGGAGAGGAAATTTCTTCAACACTTCTCAAAGCCATTGAACAGTCAAGGATTTCAATAGTTGTATTCTCTTCAAATTATGCATCATCCGGACGGTGCTTAAACGAGCTTCTGAAGATCATTGAAACAAAGGGACAAAAGGTTATACCAGTGTTTTACAATGTGGACCCTTTAGATGTAAGAAATCAAAAGAACAGTTATGAAGAAGCCTTATCAAGACATAAAGAAAGGTTCAAAGATGACACGAAG ACCGTATCCGCGGGGGGCACTCCTCCAACTCGAGCGGAAAGTTACATCAAGACTCACACATACAAAGAAGGTGGCTATCCGAATGACGTGGTCAGGGaaagatgt gagaagatgaaggaattgatgcCCACTGACCCTGCAAATACTGATACCGTGAcggaagggacg ATGACAAatagaattagagaacttgaagaggagcgggcagCACAAAAAAGTGCAATGGATAAGATGGCGAGGcagattgaagcacaaaaagccCAGATAATAGAGAAAGATGCTACGTTTGAGGCTCGTTTCAGCCAGCTCGAGGCAATGTTCGGGTCGACGTCTGGATCTGCGCCCCCCAGAG gtaatgcaaaTTAG